In one window of Gopherus evgoodei ecotype Sinaloan lineage chromosome 9, rGopEvg1_v1.p, whole genome shotgun sequence DNA:
- the LOC115657775 gene encoding G-protein coupled receptor 35-like, giving the protein MNCNTTSGTVQENLNLLQLIIYIPLVFFGVIFNIIAFWVFCCKLKKWTETRVYMINLVIADCFLVFTLPFIAHFHRTGHPIDKLCYVIQTIYFTNMPVSIYIITLIAVDRFIAIKYPLKAKNFRSPLKAAVSCGFLWIIIIIYAYFNPRFTEKSAKTCFRKTSDDPAETILLSSILGFFIPLVILSFCSIQVIRCLKMKNNMSPPEETSIQKALWIVSMNLSVFIICFLPFNVGLLVRYAMDATGAACSLRNNASLFIRVAAWVANSNCCLDTLCYYFVAKEFQEASSLLPPFKSLKSRSNES; this is encoded by the coding sequence ATGAACTGCAACACCACCAGCGGCACAGTGCAAGAAAATCTTAACCTTTTACAACTGATTATTTACATCCCACTTGTCTTTTTTGGAGTTATATTTAATATCATTGCCTTCTGGGTATTCTGCTGCAAGCTGAAAAAATGGACAGAAACCAGAGTGTACATGATCAACTTGGTCATTGCAGACTGTTTTCTTGTCTTCACCTTGCCTTTCATTGCGCATTTTCACAGGACTGGACATCCCATAGATAAACTGTGCTATGTCATACAGACTATATATTTTACAAACATGCCTGTAAGCATCTATATCATCACCCTTATAGCCGTCGACCGATTCATTGCAATAAAGTACCCCCTGAAAGCAAAGAATTTCAGGTCCCCATTGAAGGCAGCTGTTAGCTGCGGATTTCTttggataataataataatttatgcaTACTTCAATCCACGATTTACTGAGAAAAGTGCAAAAACTTGCTTTCGGAAAACTTCTGATGACCCTGCAGAAACTATACTGTTGTCaagtattttgggtttttttataccACTAGTAATACTGAGTTTTTGTTCTATTCAAGTCATCCGATGTCTGAAGATGAAGAACAACATGAGTCCACCTGAGGAAACATCAATCCAGAAGGCTCTCTGGATTGTTTCTATGAACCTGAGTGTATTTATCATatgttttttaccttttaacGTCGGGCTACTTGTTAGGTATGCAATGGACGCAACTGGAGCTGCCTGCTCTTTACGCAACAATGCAAGCCTTTTCATTCGTGTGGCTGCATGGGTAGCAAATTCTAACTGCTGCTTGGATACTCTTTGTTATTACTTTGTAGCCAAGGAATTTCAGGAAGCTTCTTCTCTGTTACCCCCTTTTAAATCTCTGAAGTCTAGATCAAATGAAAGCTAA